One SAR202 cluster bacterium genomic window carries:
- a CDS encoding ABC transporter permease gives MQRYILKRLLAAIPTMAIVGVVVFSIIHLAPGDPAAIMAGEDADYEQVEAMRESMGLLDPIPVQFWRFVKGVATGDLGESIFSGHSVSSLILDRVEPTLSLAVLSLSISILVSIPAGVLAAWKMNSIFDRVVMILALTGYAVPYFALGYVVIFLLAVQVEWFPAGGYIYLGEDFWQYLYHLLLPSFVLGFAGSALITRMTRATMLEVLKEDYVRTARSKGLGETVVLLRHAFRNAANPVLTVIGFSIAGFISGVVITETVFAIPGMGRLITESIAQRDFQIIQSTILVVALIYVLVNLTIDILYVFVDPRIRYDN, from the coding sequence ATGCAGAGATATATATTAAAAAGACTATTAGCAGCTATCCCAACTATGGCAATCGTGGGTGTTGTTGTATTTTCAATAATACATTTAGCTCCAGGTGATCCTGCAGCCATTATGGCAGGTGAAGATGCTGATTACGAGCAAGTTGAAGCTATGAGAGAATCTATGGGGTTGTTAGATCCAATTCCGGTTCAATTTTGGAGATTCGTAAAAGGTGTAGCAACTGGAGACTTAGGTGAATCCATTTTTTCAGGACACAGTGTGTCATCTTTGATATTAGACAGAGTTGAGCCTACCTTATCTTTGGCTGTATTAAGCTTGTCTATATCGATATTAGTATCAATTCCTGCTGGAGTATTAGCAGCTTGGAAAATGAACTCTATTTTTGATCGAGTTGTAATGATACTAGCTCTGACTGGATATGCAGTACCGTATTTTGCGCTAGGATATGTAGTTATATTCTTACTAGCAGTTCAAGTCGAATGGTTTCCCGCAGGTGGATATATATATTTGGGCGAAGATTTTTGGCAGTACTTGTATCATTTATTGCTACCATCTTTCGTATTAGGATTTGCTGGCTCAGCTCTTATTACAAGAATGACAAGAGCAACTATGTTAGAAGTATTAAAAGAAGATTATGTTAGAACGGCTAGATCTAAAGGTCTAGGTGAAACTGTAGTACTTCTGAGACATGCATTTAGAAACGCAGCTAACCCTGTCTTAACAGTTATCGGTTTTAGTATAGCTGGATTTATTAGTGGTGTGGTTATAACTGAAACTGTATTTGCTATACCTGGTATGGGTAGATTAATTACTGAATCAATCGCGCAGAGAGATTTCCAGATTATCCAAAGCACTATTTTGGTTGTAGCGCTTATATACGTGTTAGTTAATTTAACAATTGATATTTTATATGTTTTTGTAGATCCAAGAATAAGGTACGATAATTAA
- a CDS encoding ABC transporter permease has product MSSRTESQDLAFQGLREKIPWYKAATSAVLRNPNMLIGIIFITIVVVLALLCPLLIKVGILRDPFVFDPLNRLLPPGRSEDGDLFLFGTGPLGRDIFSMVIYGSRISLVVGLSVAILAAVLGSVIGIVAGYFSRLDDIIMRFMDGIMAIPGILLAIVLMAILGPKLENVIFALTVVDSPRTSRIVRSVVLTIRESQYVDAANAFGASKKRILFRHIAPNTFAPVIVQATFLFASAILSEASLSFLGAGVPPDIPTWGNIIGEGRIYFIGNSNIVILPSLGLFFLALAVNMFGDGLRDSLDPKLRGKT; this is encoded by the coding sequence ATGAGTAGTAGAACAGAATCACAAGATTTAGCATTTCAAGGTCTTCGAGAGAAGATACCTTGGTATAAAGCTGCAACTAGTGCAGTACTAAGAAACCCAAATATGTTGATTGGTATAATTTTTATCACAATAGTGGTTGTATTGGCATTGCTTTGTCCGCTATTAATTAAAGTTGGAATACTAAGAGATCCTTTTGTATTTGATCCATTAAATAGATTGTTGCCGCCAGGTAGAAGTGAAGATGGTGATTTGTTTTTATTTGGAACAGGCCCTCTAGGAAGAGATATTTTCTCAATGGTAATATATGGATCTAGGATTTCATTAGTTGTCGGATTGTCTGTTGCAATATTAGCTGCTGTTTTAGGATCTGTGATTGGAATTGTTGCTGGATACTTCTCTAGATTAGACGATATAATAATGAGATTTATGGATGGTATAATGGCAATCCCTGGCATATTATTAGCTATTGTTCTGATGGCTATATTAGGCCCTAAATTAGAAAACGTAATTTTTGCTTTAACTGTTGTTGATTCACCTAGAACATCTAGGATTGTTAGATCAGTTGTACTAACAATTAGAGAATCTCAATATGTTGATGCTGCAAATGCTTTTGGTGCTTCTAAAAAAAGAATATTATTTAGACATATAGCGCCAAATACTTTTGCTCCTGTTATTGTTCAGGCAACTTTTTTGTTTGCTTCTGCTATTTTGTCTGAAGCAAGTTTAAGTTTCTTAGGAGCCGGAGTACCACCAGATATTCCCACTTGGGGAAATATTATTGGTGAAGGAAGAATTTACTTTATAGGAAACTCCAATATTGTAATACTACCATCTCTAGGCTTATTCTTCTTGGCACTTGCTGTGAATATGTTTGGTGACGGACTACGAGACAGTCTTGATCCAAAACTAAGAGGTAAAACGTAA
- a CDS encoding undecaprenyl-diphosphate phosphatase, producing MDINIVVLKIILGATQGITEWLPISSQGIILFINSLFNFDSKSLEEIFAISLALHLGTSFSAIFTYRKKLTQLLQNGLKNRNSNKESIFYLFSTMISLFISFPIYLLIPSLSSNVELLGVLGMIIIGFVYIINGAIQWFGKSVNISANNQYTFFNALIVGVFQGISIIPGMSRSGLTISALLLTKFDKSEALNISFILSIPVTIIAGIMGIYILSNDIYINLLAIFVAFAVGIATIRVLVKFTESVNFYNFILFIGFTLVFGGSVYLFYQ from the coding sequence ATAGATATTAATATTGTAGTTCTTAAAATTATATTGGGAGCCACTCAGGGTATAACTGAGTGGCTCCCAATTAGTTCACAGGGAATTATTTTATTTATAAATAGTTTATTTAATTTTGATTCTAAATCATTAGAAGAAATTTTTGCGATCTCCCTAGCATTACATTTGGGTACATCATTCTCAGCTATTTTTACATACAGAAAAAAACTTACTCAATTATTGCAAAATGGGTTAAAAAATCGAAACTCAAACAAGGAAAGCATTTTTTATTTGTTTTCAACAATGATAAGTTTGTTTATATCTTTTCCTATTTATCTTTTAATACCTTCTCTTTCTTCAAACGTTGAGTTGTTGGGTGTATTAGGAATGATTATTATTGGATTCGTTTATATTATAAATGGAGCAATACAATGGTTTGGTAAATCAGTTAATATATCAGCTAATAATCAATATACATTTTTTAATGCTTTAATAGTTGGCGTTTTTCAAGGTATTTCAATTATTCCAGGGATGAGTCGCTCCGGATTGACTATATCTGCTTTATTGTTAACAAAGTTTGATAAAAGCGAAGCGTTGAATATTAGTTTTATTTTAAGTATCCCTGTAACAATTATTGCTGGCATTATGGGTATTTATATTCTTTCAAATGATATTTATATTAATTTATTAGCAATTTTTGTGGCTTTTGCTGTTGGTATAGCAACTATTCGTGTACTTGTAAAATTTACAGAATCAGTTAACTTTTATAATTTCATATTGTTTATAGGTTTCACTTTAGTTTTTGGCGGAAGTGTTTATTTGTTTTATCAATGA